In one window of Caballeronia sp. TF1N1 DNA:
- the waaA gene encoding lipid IV(A) 3-deoxy-D-manno-octulosonic acid transferase, with product MMRLVYRAAWWLVAPLAVLRLLIRSRKERGYREHIAERFGRGPARRADDLTPLVWVHAVSVGETRAAQPLIEALLKTHPEARLLITHMTPSGRATGEQLYGDRVMRAYLPYDSPRFVRRFLRAWRPSLGIVMETEVWPTLIDECKHADVPLVLTNARMSERSFKRAARFGRAVREVFGGFSRVLAQTPSDAERLIALGARNVAVLGNLKFDMSAPPELVARGQAWRAAIGNRPVWVAASTREGEETLVLRAFAALNVPDALLILVPRHPQRFDEVSAMIAAAGMKSARRSVWAPKAVAAGSGADVPEPLPSNVQVLLGDSMGELGAYYAASDLAFIGGSLLPLGGQNLIEACAAGVPVLIGPHTFNFTQATNDAIAAGAALRVQDPQELARGLRELFTDKPQRLAMSAAAAAFAARHRGATERTVSILGALLDEESDAER from the coding sequence CTGATGAGGCTCGTGTATCGCGCGGCGTGGTGGCTCGTCGCGCCGCTTGCCGTGCTGCGTCTATTGATTCGTTCACGCAAGGAGCGCGGTTATCGCGAGCATATTGCCGAGCGCTTCGGTCGCGGTCCCGCGCGCCGCGCCGACGATCTCACGCCGCTCGTCTGGGTGCATGCGGTGTCCGTGGGCGAGACGCGCGCGGCGCAACCGCTCATCGAAGCGTTGCTCAAGACGCATCCCGAAGCGCGGCTGCTCATTACGCACATGACGCCAAGCGGCCGCGCGACCGGCGAGCAGCTTTATGGCGATCGCGTCATGCGCGCTTATCTTCCCTACGACTCGCCGCGTTTCGTGCGGCGTTTTCTGCGTGCTTGGCGGCCGTCGCTCGGCATCGTGATGGAGACGGAAGTGTGGCCGACGCTCATCGACGAATGCAAGCACGCGGACGTGCCGCTCGTGCTGACGAACGCGCGCATGTCGGAGCGTTCGTTCAAGCGCGCGGCGCGTTTCGGGCGCGCGGTGCGCGAAGTGTTCGGCGGCTTTTCTCGCGTGCTGGCGCAGACGCCTTCGGATGCCGAGCGGCTCATCGCGCTTGGCGCGCGCAATGTCGCGGTGCTCGGCAACCTGAAGTTCGACATGAGCGCGCCGCCTGAACTCGTCGCACGCGGACAGGCCTGGCGCGCAGCCATCGGCAATCGGCCGGTGTGGGTGGCGGCAAGCACGCGCGAAGGCGAGGAAACTTTGGTGCTGCGCGCGTTCGCCGCGCTGAACGTGCCCGATGCGTTGCTGATTCTCGTGCCGCGCCATCCGCAACGGTTCGATGAAGTATCGGCGATGATCGCGGCCGCCGGCATGAAGAGCGCGCGCCGTTCGGTGTGGGCGCCGAAGGCCGTGGCGGCGGGATCGGGCGCGGACGTGCCGGAGCCGTTGCCATCGAATGTGCAGGTTCTGCTCGGCGATTCCATGGGCGAACTCGGCGCGTACTACGCGGCGTCGGATCTGGCGTTTATCGGCGGGAGTTTGTTGCCGCTTGGCGGGCAGAATCTGATCGAGGCGTGCGCGGCGGGCGTGCCGGTGCTGATCGGACCGCATACCTTCAACTTCACGCAGGCGACCAACGATGCCATCGCGGCGGGCGCGGCGTTGCGCGTGCAAGACCCGCAGGAACTCGCGCGCGGCCTGCGCGAGTTGTTCACCGACAAGCCGCAGCGTCTCGCGATGAGCGCGGCGGCCGCGGCGTTCGCGGCGCGGCATCGCGGGGCGACGGAGCGCACGGTCTCTATTCTGGGTGCGTTGCTGGACGAGGAGAGTGACGCGGAGCGTTAA
- a CDS encoding Kdo hydroxylase family protein, with product MTESQIIEVASCDWHGKNLSVPRETLLAGVENGKVLYFPNLRFEIAGGEQALLDPRIADPKRKNISLAPNGGALAGVLGDNVMQSAVRSLIARYQTNARSLVDGLFPEYDGKLRVAPTSLRLHQVETRETSWRKDDSRLHVDAFPSRPNYGERILRVFTNVNPQGAPRVWRVGEPFEDMAKRFLPNIKAQTPGAAWLMKLLHITKSKRSEYDHLMLHLHDAMKADLDYQKVSPQVTMPFPPGSVWVCFSDQTSHAVMSGQFMMEQTFFLPVKSMARPERAPLGILERLKGRALV from the coding sequence ATGACGGAATCTCAAATCATCGAAGTCGCTTCGTGCGATTGGCACGGCAAAAATCTTTCCGTACCGCGCGAAACGCTGCTCGCCGGCGTCGAAAACGGCAAGGTCCTCTATTTTCCCAATCTGCGCTTCGAGATTGCGGGCGGCGAACAGGCGCTGCTCGACCCGCGCATAGCAGACCCGAAGCGCAAGAACATCAGCCTCGCGCCCAACGGCGGCGCGCTTGCTGGCGTGCTCGGCGACAACGTGATGCAGTCGGCGGTGCGCTCGCTCATCGCGCGCTATCAGACGAACGCGCGCTCCCTGGTGGATGGCCTCTTCCCCGAATACGACGGCAAGTTGCGCGTCGCGCCAACCAGCTTGCGGCTGCATCAGGTGGAAACGCGCGAGACATCCTGGCGCAAGGACGACAGCCGTCTTCACGTCGATGCCTTTCCGTCGCGGCCGAATTACGGCGAACGCATTCTGCGCGTCTTCACCAACGTGAACCCGCAAGGCGCGCCGCGTGTGTGGCGCGTGGGCGAGCCGTTCGAGGACATGGCGAAGCGCTTCCTGCCGAACATCAAGGCGCAGACGCCGGGCGCGGCGTGGCTCATGAAGCTGCTGCACATCACGAAGTCGAAGCGCAGCGAATACGACCACCTGATGCTGCATCTGCACGACGCGATGAAAGCCGATCTCGATTATCAAAAGGTTTCGCCGCAAGTGACGATGCCGTTTCCGCCCGGCTCGGTATGGGTCTGTTTCTCCGACCAGACGTCGCACGCGGTGATGTCCGGCCAGTTCATGATGGAGCAGACGTTCTTTCTGCCCGTCAAGTCGATGGCGCGGCCTGAGCGCGCGCCGCTCGGCATTCTCGAACGTCTCAAGGGCAGGGCGCTCGTTTGA
- the waaC gene encoding lipopolysaccharide heptosyltransferase I: MQKILIVRVSSLGDVVHNMPVVADIRRRYPDARIDWLVEESFASLVELVDGVHRAIPFSLRRWRKSFASPANWREIGRFKRQLAAEKYDLVIDCQGLIKTAWVASWARGPLVGLANRTEGAGFEWPVRFFYDRRVPIEPRTHVVERTRQLVAAALDLPRPQPTDDIDFGIDTRRATLAISELGLNLPVPYVVFVHATSRADKQWPEAAWIELGQALVTRGASIVLPWGNEAERATSEKLAKEFGAAAIVPPKLSLPAVVGLIDGAAATVGVDTGLVHIAAALKRPTVELYNFSTAWRTGGYWSPKVVNLGDASRHPTLSEVKAALAGFGLL; the protein is encoded by the coding sequence GTGCAAAAGATCCTGATCGTTCGCGTGTCGTCGCTTGGCGACGTCGTTCACAACATGCCGGTTGTCGCCGACATTCGCCGCCGTTATCCCGATGCGCGGATCGACTGGCTCGTCGAGGAAAGTTTCGCGAGTCTCGTCGAACTCGTCGATGGCGTGCATCGCGCGATCCCGTTTTCGCTGCGGCGCTGGCGCAAGAGTTTCGCGTCGCCCGCGAACTGGCGCGAGATCGGCAGGTTCAAGCGCCAGCTCGCCGCCGAGAAATACGATCTCGTGATCGACTGTCAAGGGCTCATCAAGACCGCGTGGGTCGCGAGCTGGGCGCGCGGGCCGCTCGTCGGCCTGGCGAATCGCACGGAAGGCGCGGGCTTCGAATGGCCCGTGCGCTTTTTCTACGACCGCCGCGTGCCGATCGAGCCGCGCACGCATGTGGTCGAACGCACGCGCCAGCTCGTGGCCGCCGCGCTCGATCTGCCGCGCCCGCAGCCCACCGACGATATCGACTTCGGCATCGATACGCGCCGTGCAACGCTCGCCATTTCCGAGCTCGGGCTGAATCTGCCGGTGCCTTATGTCGTGTTCGTGCACGCCACCTCGCGCGCCGACAAACAATGGCCCGAAGCCGCGTGGATCGAGCTCGGACAGGCGCTCGTCACGCGCGGTGCATCGATCGTGCTGCCGTGGGGCAACGAAGCCGAACGCGCGACGAGCGAGAAACTCGCGAAGGAATTCGGCGCGGCTGCCATCGTGCCGCCGAAACTCTCGCTGCCCGCGGTCGTCGGGCTGATCGATGGCGCGGCCGCGACCGTTGGCGTCGATACCGGGCTGGTTCATATCGCGGCGGCGCTGAAGCGTCCGACCGTCGAGTTGTACAATTTCTCGACCGCCTGGCGCACCGGCGGCTACTGGTCGCCGAAGGTCGTCAATCTTGGCGACGCGAGCCGGCATCCCACGTTGTCCGAAGTCAAGGCAGCGCTCGCGGGCTTCGGTCTCTTGTAG
- a CDS encoding phosphomannomutase/phosphoglucomutase, whose product MTQVSQSIFKAYDIRGIVGKTVDKDVAKNIGQAFGSEIRKQGGDSVVVARDGRLSGPELVGALADGLRAAGVDVIDIGMVPTPVGYFAASVPLPLPEGERRVDSCIVVTGSHNPPDYNGFKMVLRGAAIYGEQIQSLYQRIVNDDFETGEGSYTEFDVQQIYLDRILSDVKPVRGMKIVIDAGNGVAGGLAPRLFKALGCELVELFTDIDGNFPNHHPDPAHAENLQDVMKALKETDAEIGFAFDGDGDRLGVVTKDGQMIYPDRQLMLFAQEVLSRNKGGQIIYDVKCTRNLAKWVREQGGEPVMWKTGHSLVKAKLRETGAPLAGEMSGHVFFKDRWYGFDDGLYTGARLLEILSRVDDPSKLLNDLPNSLSTPELQIKLEEGENFELIGRLQKSAKFEGADDVLTIDGLRVEYPDGFGLARSSNTTPVVVMRFEADTEEALKRIQEDFRRVILAEKPDAKLPF is encoded by the coding sequence ATGACCCAGGTATCCCAATCCATTTTCAAGGCCTACGACATCCGCGGCATCGTCGGCAAGACGGTCGACAAGGACGTGGCGAAGAATATCGGCCAGGCGTTCGGCAGCGAGATCCGCAAGCAGGGCGGCGATTCCGTCGTCGTTGCGCGCGATGGCCGTCTGTCCGGCCCGGAACTCGTCGGCGCGCTCGCGGACGGCCTGCGCGCGGCGGGCGTCGATGTCATCGATATCGGCATGGTGCCGACGCCCGTCGGCTACTTCGCCGCGAGCGTGCCGCTGCCCTTGCCCGAGGGCGAGCGGCGCGTGGATTCGTGCATCGTCGTGACGGGCAGCCACAATCCGCCCGACTACAACGGCTTCAAGATGGTGCTGCGCGGCGCGGCCATCTACGGCGAGCAGATTCAGAGCCTGTATCAGCGGATCGTCAACGACGACTTCGAAACGGGCGAAGGCAGCTACACCGAGTTCGACGTCCAGCAGATCTATCTCGACCGAATCCTGTCCGATGTGAAGCCGGTGCGCGGCATGAAGATCGTCATCGATGCAGGCAACGGCGTCGCGGGCGGTCTTGCGCCACGTCTGTTCAAGGCGCTCGGTTGCGAGCTGGTCGAACTCTTTACGGACATCGACGGCAACTTCCCGAACCATCACCCGGACCCGGCGCATGCCGAGAATCTGCAGGACGTCATGAAGGCGCTAAAGGAAACGGATGCCGAGATCGGCTTCGCATTCGATGGCGACGGCGACCGTCTCGGCGTGGTGACGAAGGACGGCCAGATGATCTATCCGGATCGCCAGCTGATGTTGTTTGCGCAGGAAGTGCTGTCGCGCAACAAGGGCGGCCAGATCATTTATGACGTGAAGTGCACGCGCAATCTCGCAAAATGGGTGCGCGAGCAGGGCGGCGAGCCGGTCATGTGGAAGACGGGCCACTCGCTCGTGAAGGCGAAGCTGCGCGAAACCGGCGCGCCGCTTGCGGGCGAAATGAGCGGTCACGTGTTCTTCAAGGACCGCTGGTACGGCTTCGACGATGGCCTTTACACGGGCGCGCGACTCCTCGAAATCCTTTCGCGCGTGGACGACCCGAGCAAGCTGCTCAACGACCTGCCGAACTCGCTGTCGACGCCTGAACTGCAGATCAAGCTGGAAGAAGGCGAAAACTTCGAACTGATCGGACGCTTGCAGAAGTCGGCGAAGTTCGAAGGCGCGGACGATGTGCTGACCATCGACGGATTGCGTGTCGAATATCCGGATGGTTTCGGTCTCGCGCGTTCGTCGAACACGACGCCGGTCGTGGTGATGCGTTTCGAGGCGGACACCGAAGAGGCGTTGAAGCGCATTCAGGAAGATTTCCGCCGCGTGATCCTGGCGGAGAAGCCGGACGCGAAGCTGCCGTTCTGA
- a CDS encoding oligosaccharide flippase family protein → MKALTRSGNPDVARALANIVWLGLERLTQIAVAIVISGLLARYLGPDAFGKWQYANTLLLVIAPITWVCGAEILVPTIVKEPPARTGVVLGSAFVLRIAVSAIALVVTWTWIAAGFTDPLVGAMLAGLALTMLFREPFIGVINAWLQSITYSKPQLIASMFTAIVKAALVYAFVRMAMSAASFGWLWALEAAAIGGVLLVYYMRRHGGRLGWHFDRALFRHFASAGTVFWIGLICMYLFLKLDRLMLAHRVSFAELGLYSAAQQLNENWIALALMLAQTIAPAFVYRVTDTAQLKRNLWRLFALTAVLMVAGAAVLDALAGFIITRVFGPNYAGATEIFRWAVWLSVPAGIEAIGNLVVLKYQAKYVLLAKWLLALGVAFAVNAFAIPRFEGYGALIGLAAGYLAAASVNFYYIRLRLSA, encoded by the coding sequence ATGAAGGCGTTGACGCGCTCGGGCAATCCGGACGTCGCGCGGGCGCTTGCCAACATCGTCTGGCTCGGGCTCGAAAGGCTGACGCAAATTGCGGTCGCCATCGTCATTTCGGGGCTGCTCGCGCGCTATCTCGGCCCGGACGCGTTCGGCAAATGGCAGTACGCGAATACGCTCTTGCTCGTCATCGCGCCGATCACGTGGGTCTGCGGCGCGGAAATCCTGGTGCCGACCATCGTGAAGGAACCGCCCGCGCGCACGGGCGTCGTGCTCGGCAGCGCCTTCGTGCTGCGCATCGCGGTCTCGGCGATTGCGCTCGTCGTGACCTGGACATGGATCGCGGCGGGCTTCACCGACCCGCTCGTGGGCGCCATGCTCGCCGGTCTTGCGCTCACCATGTTGTTTCGCGAGCCGTTCATCGGCGTGATCAACGCGTGGCTGCAGAGCATCACCTACAGCAAGCCGCAATTGATCGCGAGCATGTTCACGGCCATCGTCAAGGCGGCGCTCGTCTATGCCTTCGTGCGCATGGCGATGAGCGCGGCGAGTTTCGGCTGGCTCTGGGCGCTGGAAGCGGCGGCAATAGGCGGCGTGCTTCTCGTGTATTACATGCGGCGGCACGGCGGCAGGCTCGGCTGGCACTTCGACCGCGCGCTCTTCAGGCACTTCGCGAGCGCGGGTACGGTGTTCTGGATCGGCCTCATCTGCATGTATCTGTTCCTGAAACTCGACCGGCTGATGCTCGCGCATCGCGTATCGTTCGCGGAACTCGGGCTTTATTCCGCCGCGCAGCAATTGAACGAAAACTGGATCGCGCTTGCGCTGATGCTGGCGCAGACCATCGCGCCGGCGTTCGTTTATCGCGTGACGGACACCGCGCAACTGAAGCGCAATCTGTGGCGCCTCTTCGCGCTGACCGCCGTTTTGATGGTCGCCGGTGCCGCCGTGCTCGACGCCCTCGCGGGCTTCATCATCACGCGAGTCTTCGGGCCGAACTATGCGGGCGCCACGGAAATTTTCCGCTGGGCGGTGTGGCTTTCGGTGCCGGCGGGCATCGAGGCGATCGGCAATCTCGTGGTCCTGAAATATCAGGCGAAGTACGTGCTGCTCGCGAAATGGCTGCTCGCGCTCGGTGTCGCGTTCGCGGTGAATGCGTTCGCCATTCCGCGCTTCGAAGGCTACGGCGCGTTGATCGGACTGGCTGCGGGTTATCTGGCGGCGGCGTCGGTGAATTTCTATTACATACGCTTGCGCCTGTCAGCATGA
- a CDS encoding glycosyltransferase, translating into MNALSNVAVLIPAYNGQADLERTLASFDETSPVQVLIVDDGSTPPIVAPVIDGMRIAILRLPENGGIERALQAGIEALAARGLRYAARIDSGDLATPGRLAMQRAYLEAHPRVAALGMWTHVVAIGGAPLFDLTPPTEPDTIRRMMLARSCFAHPSLMLRVEAVREVGNYRADYRAAEDLDLLLRLLARYDGANLPAFGLYYELNENGISATKRRTQTLSTLRLQWRYLRAGNVFDWAGIGKSIAHLLLPYRALKALKAKLLRPSTPTR; encoded by the coding sequence ATGAACGCTCTCTCCAATGTCGCCGTCCTCATTCCCGCGTACAACGGTCAGGCCGACCTGGAACGCACGCTCGCCTCGTTCGATGAAACGTCGCCCGTGCAAGTGCTGATCGTCGATGACGGCAGCACGCCGCCCATCGTCGCGCCGGTCATCGACGGCATGCGGATCGCGATTCTGCGACTGCCGGAAAACGGCGGGATCGAGCGCGCGTTGCAGGCCGGCATCGAAGCGCTTGCCGCGCGCGGTTTGCGCTACGCGGCGCGTATCGACAGCGGCGATCTCGCGACGCCCGGGCGGCTCGCGATGCAGCGTGCGTATCTCGAGGCGCATCCGCGTGTAGCCGCTCTCGGCATGTGGACGCACGTGGTAGCCATCGGCGGCGCGCCGCTCTTCGATCTCACGCCGCCGACCGAACCGGACACGATCCGCCGCATGATGCTCGCGCGCTCGTGCTTCGCGCATCCCTCGCTGATGCTGCGTGTCGAGGCGGTGCGCGAGGTCGGCAACTATCGCGCGGACTATCGCGCGGCGGAAGATCTGGATCTGCTGCTGCGTCTGCTTGCACGCTACGACGGCGCGAATCTGCCGGCGTTCGGTCTTTACTACGAGTTGAACGAGAACGGCATCAGCGCCACGAAACGCCGCACGCAGACGCTGTCAACGCTGCGCCTGCAATGGCGTTACTTGCGGGCGGGCAACGTGTTCGACTGGGCGGGCATCGGCAAGAGCATTGCGCATCTGCTGCTGCCGTATCGCGCGCTCAAGGCGTTGAAGGCGAAACTGCTGCGGCCTTCCACGCCCACGAGATAG
- a CDS encoding glycosyltransferase family 4 protein: MTKPPQRLRIALVCNTAWAIYTYRRGVLRMLTDNGAEVTIIAPRDRTFEPLEAMGCRCVELPVASKGTDPRQDLKTLVALYREYRATRPHLVFHYTIKPNIYGSLAAMLARVPSIAVTTGLGYVFIQKSRTAQIAKRLYRFAFRFPREIWFLNQDDLAAFNDEKLLVHPDRARRLHGEGVDLDEFAFEPLPEREDFVFILIGRLLWDKGVAEYVEAARRLKRRYPHARFQLLGPVGVDNPSAIGRTDVEAWERENIVEYLGEANDVRPLVAAADCVVLPSYREGVPRTLMEASAMGRPIVATDVPGCREVVAHGENGLLCEVKSADSLTAQLESMLTLPRSEREAMAQRGREKVTREFDEKNVVERYKGTIHAITGISL, from the coding sequence ATGACGAAACCACCGCAGCGCCTTCGCATCGCCCTCGTGTGCAACACGGCATGGGCCATTTATACCTACCGGCGCGGCGTGCTGCGCATGCTGACGGACAACGGAGCCGAAGTGACGATCATCGCGCCGCGCGACCGCACGTTCGAGCCGCTGGAGGCAATGGGCTGCCGCTGCGTCGAATTGCCGGTGGCGTCCAAAGGCACGGACCCGCGTCAGGACCTGAAGACGCTCGTCGCGCTGTATCGCGAATATCGCGCGACGCGTCCGCATCTCGTTTTCCACTACACGATCAAGCCGAATATCTACGGCTCGCTTGCGGCCATGCTGGCGCGCGTGCCGTCGATTGCGGTGACGACGGGACTCGGCTACGTGTTCATCCAGAAAAGCCGCACGGCGCAGATCGCCAAGCGGCTTTATCGCTTTGCGTTCCGTTTTCCGCGCGAAATCTGGTTTCTGAATCAGGACGATCTCGCCGCCTTCAACGATGAAAAACTGCTTGTGCACCCGGATCGCGCGCGCCGTCTGCATGGCGAAGGCGTCGATCTCGACGAGTTCGCCTTCGAGCCGTTGCCCGAACGCGAAGACTTCGTGTTCATCCTGATCGGGCGGCTCTTGTGGGACAAGGGCGTGGCCGAATACGTGGAAGCGGCGCGACGGCTCAAGCGCCGCTATCCGCATGCGCGTTTCCAGTTGCTGGGGCCCGTTGGCGTCGATAATCCCAGCGCGATCGGCCGCACGGACGTAGAAGCGTGGGAGCGTGAGAATATCGTCGAATATCTGGGCGAAGCGAACGACGTTCGGCCGCTCGTCGCGGCGGCGGATTGCGTCGTGCTGCCTTCGTATCGCGAAGGCGTGCCGCGCACCTTGATGGAAGCCTCCGCGATGGGCCGTCCGATCGTCGCGACCGACGTGCCCGGCTGCCGCGAAGTGGTCGCGCACGGCGAAAACGGCCTGCTTTGCGAAGTCAAGAGCGCGGATAGCCTCACCGCGCAACTCGAAAGCATGCTGACGCTGCCACGTAGCGAGCGCGAAGCAATGGCGCAACGCGGCCGCGAGAAAGTCACCCGCGAATTCGACGAAAAAAATGTCGTCGAACGATACAAGGGCACAATACACGCCATAACCGGCATTTCACTCTGA
- the galE gene encoding UDP-glucose 4-epimerase GalE, protein MNGNGAHENAAQDTAQTTSRGTILVTGGAGFIGSHTCVELLGAGYGVVVIDNLVNSRAESLKRVERIAGKPVAFYQEDARDEAALRRIFDAHEITGAIHFAALKAVGESVAKPIEYYSNNIGSLLAVLNVMRERNVRNFVFSSSATVYGVPQSVPIDESFPLSATNPYGQSKLIAEQILRDLEVSDPSWRIATLRYFNPVGAHESGLIGEDPAGVPNNLMPYVAQVAVGKLERLRVFGSDYETPDGTGVRDYIHVVDLARGHIAAIDALKSLDRSFVVNLGTGQGYSVLDVVKAFETASGKPVPYELVPRRPGDVAACYADPAAALALIGWRAEHGIERMCADHWRWQSQNPRGFA, encoded by the coding sequence ATGAATGGCAACGGGGCGCATGAGAACGCGGCGCAGGACACGGCACAAACCACCTCGCGAGGCACGATTCTGGTGACAGGCGGCGCGGGCTTCATCGGCTCGCATACCTGCGTCGAACTGCTCGGCGCGGGCTACGGCGTGGTGGTCATCGACAATCTCGTCAACAGCCGCGCGGAGTCGCTCAAGCGCGTGGAGCGCATTGCGGGCAAGCCGGTGGCGTTTTATCAGGAAGACGCGCGCGATGAAGCCGCGCTTCGCCGAATTTTCGATGCGCACGAGATCACCGGCGCGATCCACTTCGCCGCGTTGAAGGCGGTGGGCGAATCGGTTGCGAAGCCGATCGAGTACTACAGCAACAACATCGGCAGCCTGCTTGCCGTGCTCAACGTGATGCGCGAGCGCAACGTGCGCAACTTCGTGTTCAGTTCGTCGGCAACGGTGTACGGCGTGCCGCAGAGCGTGCCGATCGACGAGAGTTTTCCGCTCTCCGCGACCAATCCGTACGGGCAATCGAAGCTCATCGCCGAGCAAATTTTGCGCGATCTCGAAGTGTCCGATCCGTCATGGCGTATCGCGACGCTGCGCTATTTCAACCCGGTCGGCGCGCATGAAAGCGGGCTCATCGGCGAAGATCCGGCGGGCGTGCCGAACAATCTGATGCCTTACGTGGCGCAAGTGGCGGTCGGCAAGCTGGAACGCCTGCGCGTGTTCGGCAGCGACTACGAGACGCCCGACGGCACCGGCGTGCGCGATTACATTCACGTGGTCGATCTGGCGCGCGGGCATATTGCCGCAATCGATGCGCTGAAGTCGCTCGACCGAAGTTTCGTCGTCAATCTCGGCACGGGACAAGGCTATAGCGTGCTGGATGTGGTCAAGGCATTCGAAACGGCGTCGGGCAAGCCCGTGCCTTACGAACTCGTGCCGCGCCGTCCGGGCGATGTCGCCGCTTGCTACGCCGACCCGGCCGCGGCGCTCGCGCTGATCGGCTGGCGCGCGGAACATGGCATCGAGCGCATGTGCGCGGATCACTGGCGCTGGCAGTCGCAAAATCCGCGAGGCTTTGCCTGA
- a CDS encoding glycosyltransferase, producing the protein MLSFALAFLVSLLVTLLIVRFAHLHEGVLGDTDLAGVQKFHARPVPRIGGVGILCGLTVSAVQLRWSYPLVSGGILGIIACGMPAFLSGLIEDMTKRVTPLIRLVCTMAAAGLAYAVLNIAVTRISVPPLDFLLSYAVISCAVTVIAVAALANAVNIIDGFNGLASMVTFMMFASLAYVAFQVHDPVVLSGSLIMMGAVMGFFIWNFPAGLIFLGDGGAYFVGFMLGELSILLVMRNRDVSAWYPVLLFMYPIFETCFSIYRKKFIRGMSPGIPDGVHLHMLVYKRLMRWAVGVQNARELTRRNSLTSPYLWLLCLIAVIPATLFWRHTLHLFCFVMVFAATYVWLYISIVRFKVPRWMVFRRPHVVRK; encoded by the coding sequence ATGCTTAGTTTCGCGCTTGCTTTTCTGGTGTCGCTGCTGGTGACGTTGTTGATCGTGCGGTTCGCGCACCTGCATGAAGGCGTGCTCGGCGACACCGATCTTGCCGGCGTGCAGAAGTTTCATGCGCGACCGGTGCCACGCATCGGCGGCGTCGGCATTTTGTGCGGACTGACGGTATCGGCCGTGCAATTGCGATGGAGTTACCCGCTCGTTTCGGGCGGGATACTCGGCATCATCGCGTGCGGCATGCCGGCGTTTCTCTCCGGCCTGATCGAAGACATGACCAAGCGCGTGACGCCGCTCATCCGGCTTGTCTGCACCATGGCGGCGGCCGGGCTCGCGTATGCGGTTCTGAATATCGCGGTGACGCGCATCAGCGTGCCGCCGCTCGACTTTCTGCTTTCCTACGCGGTCATTTCCTGCGCGGTCACGGTGATCGCGGTCGCGGCGCTCGCCAACGCGGTGAATATCATCGACGGCTTCAACGGCCTCGCTTCGATGGTCACGTTCATGATGTTCGCCTCGCTCGCCTACGTGGCGTTTCAGGTGCACGATCCGGTCGTGCTGTCGGGCTCGCTCATCATGATGGGCGCGGTGATGGGCTTCTTCATCTGGAATTTTCCGGCGGGACTGATCTTTCTCGGCGATGGCGGCGCGTACTTCGTCGGTTTCATGCTCGGCGAACTGTCCATCCTGCTCGTGATGCGCAACCGCGATGTCTCCGCATGGTATCCCGTGCTGCTTTTCATGTACCCGATCTTCGAGACGTGTTTCTCGATCTACCGCAAGAAGTTCATTCGCGGCATGTCGCCGGGCATTCCGGATGGCGTGCATCTGCATATGCTGGTTTACAAGCGGCTGATGCGCTGGGCGGTCGGCGTGCAGAATGCGCGTGAACTCACGCGACGCAATTCGCTGACTTCGCCCTATCTCTGGCTGCTATGCCTGATTGCGGTGATTCCCGCGACGTTGTTCTGGCGGCACACGCTGCATTTGTTCTGTTTCGTGATGGTGTTTGCGGCGACTTACGTGTGGCTGTACATCAGCATCGTGCGATTCAAGGTTCCGCGATGGATGGTGTTTCGACGGCCGCACGTGGTGCGCAAATGA
- a CDS encoding ImmA/IrrE family metallo-endopeptidase, producing the protein MPIRTAEYLYSKYWDGRLPVDPEAIARAAGVTVNFDPDMGEVFGRFERVDGKPHIYINSREGKRRQRFSIAHELGHFALRHGNSFVDTAKQFVEVPRRLVELQANTFALELLIPGFAVDILIEKRNITSIKKLSEQFHVGQGAMTIKLGQMGWVS; encoded by the coding sequence ATGCCGATAAGAACGGCGGAGTATCTGTATTCGAAGTACTGGGATGGTCGGTTGCCGGTCGATCCGGAGGCCATCGCGCGGGCGGCAGGCGTAACGGTCAACTTCGATCCTGATATGGGCGAGGTTTTCGGGCGCTTCGAGAGAGTGGACGGCAAACCGCATATCTACATCAATTCGCGCGAGGGGAAACGGCGGCAGCGATTTTCAATTGCGCATGAACTTGGGCACTTCGCTCTCAGACATGGCAATTCCTTCGTCGATACGGCGAAGCAGTTCGTGGAAGTGCCGCGAAGATTGGTCGAGTTACAAGCCAATACTTTCGCGCTGGAGCTGCTCATCCCGGGTTTTGCGGTCGACATTCTTATCGAAAAAAGGAATATCACGAGCATAAAAAAATTGAGCGAACAGTTTCATGTCGGCCAAGGCGCAATGACGATCAAGTTGGGGCAAATGGGATGGGTTTCATGA